The Amblyomma americanum isolate KBUSLIRL-KWMA chromosome 6, ASM5285725v1, whole genome shotgun sequence genome has a window encoding:
- the LOC144136487 gene encoding uncharacterized protein LOC144136487, translating to MIERKILCTGNQKTSPITLLTAMHVLVCAWEQVTPSTIANCFHHCGFAARSMEESGDDGSPEPLPVAVRAVLQDISFDDYIEVDSDAAVCGARCDEDIVAEIVGEQSVPEEGEDEDDDEEQEPVCPSAAEVMGALNVARLFFSFEEGEEDSLRRIRALEDRVTTVALREKKQKMITDCFAK from the coding sequence ATGATCGAGCGCAAGATTTTGTGCACTGGAAACCAGAAGACCAGCCCCATCACACTGCTCACAGCAATGCACGTGTTGGTGTGTGCATGGGAGCAGGTCACGCCATCCACAATTGCAAACTGCTTCCACCACTGTGGCTTTGCTGCCAGAAGTATGGAAGAAAGTGGCGACGATGGGAGTCCAGAGCCTCTGCCTGTggctgtgcgtgctgtgctgcagGACATTAGTTTTGATGATTACATTGAAGTAGACAGCGATGCAGCAGTGTGCGGTGCCCGATGTGATGAGGACATTGTCGCTGAAATTGTTGGGGAGCAATCTGTCCCAGAAGAGGgagaagacgaggacgacgacgaggagcaagagcccgtgtgtccgtccgcggcagaagttatgggagcgctgaatgtcgcgcgccttttcttcagctttgaagagggggaagaagactccctgcgtcgcattcgcgcgctagaagaccgagtgactacggtagccctcagagagaagaagcagaagatgataacagattgttttgctaaataa